One Vanrija pseudolonga chromosome 5, complete sequence genomic window, GCCGTAATTTTTCATAGTAGTCGTCACCCGGAGGGGTTATTGCATGCAGGAGATGTTGATGAGGTGGGGAGTCGAGACCGTGAAGTGTCCACAACCGATGTGTACTTGTACGGTGTCGCGGCCAGTGACTCCCGGTGAAGGATGTGCCAAGCGGCGGTTCGTGTCCGACCCCCGGCCGATGCAAACAACACCCAAACCTTGTCGGCTTGTTTTCATTAGGAACAGAAGGCACTCCTTACAGCAgtgcgcgtcgaggcgaggtcgagaccgCGACCTGACTCGACCTGACCTGACCCAGCTTTGCCAAGAGCATGCAaggcgcgacgcgcggcgagccAGTGACAGTTGTGGCTTAATTGGCATAAAGCCAGTCGCCATTCCACCCGCGCGGCCATGCCTCCCGCTATCTGGCGCCGGTTCCCCTGGCGCCACGGGGTGTCAACAAGCCAGCTCGGAGCATATCCTCCGGGTCTCTTCGGCACGGCCCAGTGCCACCGTTTCACCCAAGGTCACCCGGGGCATGCACGGCAGTGCGAGGCCGTGCATGCAGGTGCAGGAGGTGCACAGGCTGCACAGGAGCTGCACCGGAAGCGTACTTTCTTTCTTCTGGGCAGGCACCTGCCGGTGGTGGGCACTGGCGCGCGTCTCGAGCCGTGCCCGGCgtgccgcgacgacgcgaagATCTCTCGACGCGCGTCAAGCGATCGGAGAGGACTCACCGCGACGGCCTGGTAGCCCCCCCGAACACACCCTCACCGCTTCCCCTAGTGAGAGTGACCCGCGGTAGGTGTCGTGctctgctcgtcgtgctctcTAGCCAGCGCCACGGCAGCTGAGACGCCAGACGGCAGCTGCAAACAAGGCGTCTCGCTCGCGAGGGAGTTAaaaggcggcgaggcgagcctTTGATAGACCAGACCCCCCACGTTCGACTCTATCCCAACTACCCACACTACTTCACCACCCACACTCGTTACTACCATGtcccagcagcaggccccctacgccgcgccgtacgctgcccccgcgcagcccgccgcccagccctACGTCCAGCCGGTGTACCCCCAGgccggtggcgccgcgcccgtgttcccgcccgcggcggcgagcaccacGCGTGCTTACGGCGAGGGCCTCACCCTTGCTGACAAGTGCCTGCACCCGTGAGTCaccggcgtggcggcgacgtctTGTGACTCAACTGACCCCCCCTTCAGCGTCCTCACGACCATCATCGCCGTCCTCTacgtcgtgctcgtcatcctcgcTGGTACCGGCTTCGCCGCGTGGGCCGCGTACGACAACGGGTACTACTCCTACGGCAACTCTAGCCTCAACGCCTATATCGGCctcctcaaggcgctcgccaTCATCTCGCTCTTCCTCTCCCTCATCCTGGCCTTCCTCAGTGTCCtcgcgtcggtcgcgacCATCCTGTACGCGCTCcaccgccccctccccctcaaGCCCATCTTCTACAACGTTGGCCGCATTCTCTTCCCCATCGTCGGCCTCATCAACATTGTCATCTCCATCATCTCGGCcgtcaagggcggcggcgccagcgtcaTCATCGGCATCATCTTCAACATCATCTTCACCTCCTACATGACGTACGTCTTCCACCTGCTCTACACCCGCAAGGTCCAGCAGGACAAgtacggcgccggcgtcggctaCGAGAAGTAAAAGAGTTGATAGTGGCTCTGCATATGGATGGATGGACCTGTGGCGCGCTGATGTTTgtggcgcgcgcagcaaCAGTGCCGCGATGGCCATGTCTGGAACCGAGCAGGCTGAGAGCCAAGCCAGACTAACTCTGTGCCAGCAGAGTGCCTACAGACTCAAGAGTCTAACAAACAACCGCGGCAGACGACCAGATCCACTAGCAGTTTCCGATCACAGTTGAAGCAAGCAACCTGCTATCTGAAGCGCGCAGGCAGTGCACCTAGACGCAACAGCACCGCCGTGCACCGACTCAAACTTATCTAGCCTCTCCGTCTTCTCGAAACACACTGCACAAAATAGACTCTGGCCGCGCGCGGATGGCGGCCAGATGTGCCCGCTGAGCAGATTGTGCCGTCACTGCTCCGCCGCCACAGCCCACCTTGGGCCAGGGACTATTTCCGCGCCCACCAGGCCTTGGCACCGGGTCTGCTCAATTGGCCTCGGGCGGTGCGGGTGGGTCTGGTGAGGCGCGACTAGCTAGGGGTACCCGCATCACTGTTCGGCGGCTCGGCTCCTGCGCAGTAAGTGCTgcaggaggtcgaggcaAGTCGCCAGGTGTGCTGGACATCTGAAGGTACGATATGATCCAGCCTGAGCCATTCTTAGCACTGGACACTGCCCATCGCGATGCAAGGCCGTGCAGGCTGCACTGCCGGAATGAGTCCAAGTGCCAACCCCATGCTCGGGCGGGTCTGGCCGTCCCACGTCCAAGTTCACTATGTACTAACCTCATCTCGTGCTACTGGCTGCTCGAGGTCAGATGATGTGTAGGATCGTCATGGGCGCTATGCTATAAGAACTGACAGTCGTGAGAGCCTCGACGGGCATCTAAGcacacccccgccgagctctGAACACCACACACAATGGAGCAGTACCACCCCAACCCGACACGCAAGATGTCCTGCATGGACAAGGGAGGGCACCCGTGAGAACTGCCACAGCTGGGCAAGAGCTAACCCGGCAGGACCTTTACCACCAtccttgccttcctcgcgctcgtcgcctgcgcgctcgacggcctggcGATCGGCATCGCGGCCGACTACGTCGGCATCCAGGCGGCgtacggcgtcggcctcctcctcgacctgtACATGCTTTCCATTGCCATCGTCGCATCCTGGAGCACAATCACATACTCGGTCAAGGGCAGGTACCCGCTCAAGTCCAAGTCATACAACGTGCTGCAGTGGTGCgcactcgtcggcgccatcctccgcctcatcatcgccattgccggcgcggcgctgttcCTCACCTACGGCGCCATTGTCGGCATCATTGTCGGCCTGTGCTACTGCGTGAGTCGTCGTCCTGGCGGTCTTGGCAATATGCGCTAACCATGCCAGGGCTACTGGTTCTATGTCTTCCACATGATGTACCAGCGCACGGGCAAGAACCCCAACTACcacagcggcgaggcggcggctggcctGACCAACAACATGGCCCCGATGGGCGGGTACGCCCAGAAGCCATACTACGACGGCGGCCACCCGTACGCTGCTGTCGGCTCCCAGACTGCTCCCCAGCTCCAGTATGCCGCACCCGCACCCTCacaggcgcagcagccggcgccggggcagGGGTACCCGTATCCCCAGGGCTACTACCAGGGGTCGTATGGGCGATGAGTGAGCGGCGAGCTGAGCGGAGCGGCAGAGTGCCGCCGGAGCCGGCTCGGGACATGAGGCCGGCCCAGGCAGCTAATGGACAATGCATCGTGTTGGACCATCTCGGCAAATTGTGCATGAGCTGATGATATTCACGGACATCGTGTACTGCGAGGCGGTCgttgctgctcggcgtctcggcgggcggagtgcggctgcggcgcggtgccACACGTTTTTTCGGATCCGAGCGTTATCGAGTAGAGACCGCCTTCCGAGGTGCGACCAAACTGCCAAGAAACAATAACGCTGCGTCTCTGACGGATATGGGACAGTCCGAGACGGAGAGCGTTGCAGACGTGTATGCAGCGGTGCGGGCAATGCTGCGGGTAAGCCTGTCTTGCGACTCGCAGGCTGACGAGAGTGGCACTTCGCGGAGCCGACGATCCGAGCTCAAACCACAAGTATTTAACAGCCACAACGCCGACCGACGTCTTGCTCACAACACTCATGACTTTGTGATACACTCTCATACCTCTTCTCAGTCTCATTGATACCCCATAGATGGAAAATAGCATCCAACAAACGACAGTTTCGCCGGGCGGGCCGGGTAACGAGCCCGTTCACGACaaccccgtcgccgtcgagctgggcatCGCGCCCAACCACGGCGGAGAGGTCGTGACCGAGTCCGCGTCGGCCACCAAGTTgaccctcgacctcgctcaAGAGACCAACGAGCTCGCTGCACTCCCGAAGGGACGCAAGtcggtcctcctcctctgctTTGTACGCCTTCCAGTAGCCCAGCAAGACTGACCCCAGTGCCTGTCCATGTTCATCGACGCGTCcggcgcggcagcgggcCAGCTGCTCACCGAGCCGATCGCAAAGGACCTGCACATCAGCCTCGGGAACACGCCGTGGGTGATCGGAACGTACTCGCTCGCGTTTGCCAGCACGCTCCTGTTCGCTGGCCGTGTGGCGGACCTGTACTCCCCCGCCAGGCTGTACACTTTCGGCTTTCTCACCAGCGGGATCCTGTACCTCGCCATCTCGTTCGTGCACAACCAGTACGCTTTCTTCGTCCTTCGTGCGCTTAAGGGTGTGCTCGCGGTGCTTACCATCCCGTCGTCGATCAACATGATCAGTGGGTTGGCGGGGCTTGTGTGAGGATGAGGCTGATGGTAGTCCAAATGtaccccgaccccgaggagcaGGGCAAGAAGCTCGCACTCTTCggcacggccggcgcgcttgCCAGTACCCTGTCCCTCATTATCGCGGGTGTCTTCATGCTCGCGTCGTGGCGCTGGTGGTTTAGATTGTATGTGGCGTGGCAGCCGTGAAACCTAACGTCCCAGCACCTCGTTCCTCGTCATCCCGTTCTCCATCCTCTCCTTCTGGCTGCTGCCCAAGACCCGCGCGGTCGCCGGTAACGTGTCGAGCGGGGACAAGTGGAAGCGCatggacctcggcggcgtgttcctcctcggcggcatgctCGTGTGCTTCATCCTCAGCTTCACCCAGGCCACGACGTTTGGCTGGTCGAGCGCTCAGTTCATCGCCCCGCtcgtcgtgtcggccgcgTTACTCCCCGTGTTTGTCGTGTACGAGCAGCGCATGCCGCGCGGGTACACGCTGCTGCCTCATGACATTTGGAACTTCCCCAACATTGGCCCTCTCATCTTGCAGGCGCTTGCTCCGTTCGGATGTAAGTGGCGTGGCGCACGACTCGAGTGCAGAtcaccactgacaccccaccCCAGGGTTCACGTGCatgcagctcggcctcgcaaCGTACTGGCAAGACGTGCTGCACGAGTCGGCGATCCTCACGGCCGTACGCCTCCTGCCGTGGGGCATTTCGTCCACCGCCGTGGGCTTTGCCTCGCAGTTCATCCCAGCCATTATCGGCaagccgcgcctcgcgcagccgATCGCCTCGCTGCTCGCGTTTGGCGGGAGCATGCTCGTCGCTttcagcggcggcggcaagggcgtgGACTACTGGAAGTGTGCGTGACTTCGCTTGTTCTGGCTGACTGTAGTCATCTTCACGGGTGGCGTCATTGGTGCTGCCGGCTGCATGGTCGTCTTTGTCGGGATTAAGTAGGTCAGACGCGCGTACGCGACTGACCCCCAGCACGACTATGATCCAGTCGTTCCCTATCGAGTTTGCTGGCATTGGCGGCTCGTTCGCCAACGTCGTCTtccaggtcggcggcgtcgcggccatTGCTATCCAGAGTGGACTGCGCtctgccggcggcaccgaggacgactGGAAGGGATACAAGTACGGGTACATCTTTGTGTCGTGCTTTATCCTCTTCACTGGGCTTGTGTTCGGCCTGTGGTTCCGGCCCGAGCAGCCCaagccggcggcggaggaggcctAGGTGACGGCACAGGACGCTTCGGCGAGTCGTATTAGCTCCTCATCACTGCATACCACTGCATCTTAACTCCATACCCCCTCTAATACCATACCTCATAGACATGCATAGATGGTGTTACCAGGTGTGTGACTTGTACCTGCCAGCCGCCACTACCACGGCTGGCACAGCACGACAGCCCCGCCCCGTGGGATGAGCTACAACCGTCATGAGGGCAGCTTACCAGTTGGTAGCGTGATTCCTGCACAGCGGTGAGGGGGTGAGCAACCAAGAATGGCTGGGCGAGGCTGGACAGCAAAGCAACAACAAGGGCGGGAGAGCAGAGGAAAACCGAGGTGGTGACGGGTTGTGTTTCAGGACCTTGCCAACTTGTTCCGAACGCCTCGCCGTGTCCCTCGTCACCTTGTTTGTACCCAATCTCGACGCCACTTGCAATGTTGGGCCCTCGGCGAAACACACACTCGTGTGCATGCACACGACGAAAACCCTCCTACGCGTGCCCGCAGCTAGctccgacgcgtcgaggcctTTGCTGCCCGCTTAAGTTGACGCACAGTAGGAATGAGGGCCGAAAACGTGGCCCGATATGTTGCGTGAGACGGGACGTCAGGTCccaggggaggggggagggagtgTCGGGGGTGGTtgttgcctgcctgcctgcctcggctggctggctggcagtcAGCAAAGAAGTCCTTGACAACAACGACCTGCCTTGGCTGCTGGCTCGGCCTGCTTACGCTCTCGGGCCaggcccctcctcccccttgCACAACATGCATCCAACAGCAACACAGTTTACGCTTTACTTACTCATCTGTTCTCCAATGCGGAGGATTCGTCTACTACACGCCAACAACTGACTCGagacgacaccgacgacaccgacatGAGAATaccagcaccgccggcggGAGCGGGGTGAGtagggcagcggcagcggagCGTAGCGCAAAACCGGCTGACAATCTGCAGCATTGCCGTTCCCGTCCTGACGCTGCTTGCGGcgttcgtcgtcctcatcttTGGCTTTGCCGAGGCGTACTGGACCAACCATGCGAGCGACTGGGGTGCGtggtggcgtgtggcgggCGTATTGGAAGCGGTGCTGACGATCACAGACACCTACCGCATGTTCGAGTCGAGAGAGTACAAGAACTGGAGCACGCCAGTGGCCATTTTTTtcatcggcctcgcgctcatcggcTTCGGCGTGGGGTGGTTTGGCCTCAAGGCGCGGCAGAGCGCCCgggtgcgccgcgtcgtcgtctgcctcgcgctcgcgtcggccgctGTGCCGCTGAccttgccgctcgccgtTATCAACATTGTGCGAAGATATGTCACCAAGGAGTTCATCGTCCACAACTGTGGCCTGCAGTGGATGGCGACGCACAAGGTCTCGTCGTCTTTCACGCTCGACCTGGAGAAGAGTAGGTCGCTGATGAAGGGCAGAGCTGACATTGCAGCGTGCGAGCCGCTCTGGAAGCGCGACACCAACCTGTGCATCACCGCTTCCGTCTTTCTCCTCCTGTACTCGGTCTGGCTTACCGTCTACGGCATCTGGGCGTACCGCCGCCTGTCGACGCCAGCACGCCCACGCATTTCCGCACCGCTGAGCTACATTGACGGTGGACCTCGCAagtccgaggccgacacgATCCGGAGCTTTGGCAGCGTCGTGAGCTTTGGCACCGGCGCACCAAGCATGTGGACTGCCGGGACGCACACcctgccctcgacgccgcagaAGCTGcacaagctcggcgacagGACAGAAGTGCTCACGGAAGCGGAAGTCGACGGCGGGAGTGCTCTCCATGTGCccgtggacgaggaggagggcgacgacgtcttCCTGGAcaagccgcgcgcgcacttCCTCATGGCCGAGGGCTCCTCCCCACGCGGTTCGACCGAGAGCCAGCGGGACAGCTTCAAGACGGCGCCAGGGTCAGCACGTACCTCGCTCCAGGCAGcacgcgagctcgacaagcgGCTTTCGGCACGGCCCATCCAATCGGCGCGTCAGTACTCCGTGTTTGAGACCGACTCGTCcgcggacggcgagagcAGGAAGAGCATGGCGACGAGCGTGGGTTCCCCTAGCCCGAAACGCAAGACGCTGCCCGCGCTGCCCccaagcgcgagcgcacgGAGCAGCACGAAGGCGAatgagcgggcgggcggggtaTCCAGCGTCGCGAGTGGGCGGGACGGCAGGCTGAGCAGCCGCATCAGCGACATCCTGAGTGGCatgccccctcccccaccgaTCCCAGCAGGCGGGTTCGACCTCGGCCGGTGGGGCCAGGCGAACCGGGCTGCGACGCGGAGCACGACCGAGCTcacagcggcggccgctgccctctcgcccccgccgccaagttATGCCCCTGAccgccgctcggcacgcAACTCGCGCCTCACGACGCGGACCACCGCAAGTGACAGGCTCACGAACCGCGGCAGCCATGTGCCCTCCGAGGCGGGGGTCACGCCGGCCCTGTCGATGGGCCACagctcgagcgagagcagcgacgacgagtcggacatGGGGATGCGGTtcgagccgctgccggcgttcacgccgctgcggctgaGCTTTGAGCTGCCAGAGTAGGCCTGGGTGGGATGTATGTACTTCTGTAAGGACGTTAGACTATGCATGACGACATGAGTAATGCGGCGAGGAcacgcgcgtcagcgcgtgTGCGAAGGAGAGGGGGCCGGTTGGGGGCCGGGGGATAAGAGGCAGGCGagccacctcggcgacaccCCTACAGGTCGTGTGCCTCCCGGACAGATGTTAGCTCCAGTTCACGCTCTGCTACCTCTACCAGATGTTAGGAGGCTGAGAGTGCTTCCAGGTGAGTTGTGGACAGGTAAGACATCCCGAAGTCCCGTCCACCTCTCCCTATCGGCGAGATCCGAAAGtgctccacctcgacgcACAAAAGACAAACACGTCGATCACCGAACCTCACCCATCTCATCTCGCCCACCGCCTCACCATGCCGCCGACTCCAGTGATAATCGACTGCGACCCaggccacgacgacgtctTTGCCCTCTGGCTGGCGATCGGCAACCCGGCGCTggacgtgcgcgccgtcaccACGGTCGCGGGCAACGGGAGCCTGGAGCACACGACACTCAATGCGCGGATCGCGCTGTCCGTCGCTGGCGTACACGGCATCCCTGTCTCTGCTGGGGCTAGCCACCCCCTGTCACGCAAGGCGCACGCCGCAGTCGACATCCACGGCGAgaacgcgctcggcgggccagcgaggctgccgacgccCACCGTCCCGCTCGACCCGCGCGACGCGATCACCTTGatcgccgacacgctgctCGCGTCCCCGGAGCCCGTGACCCTCATCCCCACTGGACCTTTGACCAACATCGCCGCGCTGATCACCCAGCGCCCCGACGTGATCCCGCGCATCCGCGAGATCATCTGGATGGGCGGCGCTGTCGACAGGGGCAACGTCACCCCGTACGCCGAGTTCAACGCCTgggccgaccccgaggccgcggaCATTGTGTtccgcgcggcgcagcgcaaaGACGCTGGGGGGCACGGGGTCAGGCTCACCATGGTCGGGCTCAACATCACGCACCAGGCGCTCGTGACCGACGAGGTGattgcgcgcgtcgaggccgtgggCAACAACACCGCCGCGTTCGGCGTACAGCTGCTCAAGTTCTTCTGCAAGACGTACGCCGAGGTGCAGGGCAtgccggccgcgccgcttCACGACCCCGTCACGGTCGCCATCGCGATCGACCGCGCCGTGGCGACCGTGCAGCGCACGcatgttgtcgtcgagacgAAGGGCGAGTacacggccggcgcgacgaaTGTGTacctcctcgaccaggtCAAGGGGCGCGACTTGAACGTCGAAGTCGCGATGCAGCTCGACGTGAAGCGTTTCTTCGACCTCATCGTCGAGGCGATCGGCCGGTTGGCATAGgagggcaggcagcgagTCGAGACCAGCCGAGTCTCAGGAGCATTGCATCAAACTAGAATACATGCAGCATGGGTAGTGAACtggcgtgggcgaggtgggctcATATCGTGTGCGTTGATCGCCACAGTGCCCCCCGCGTTGTGCAAGATGCCGCTGTCAGCGGAGGCGACATCAGAGCAGCCACAGGTGTAGACGAGGATACAAGAGACAAGCCAGGGGCAGTATCGAGTGCCTCGCCacgagcgtcggcgtggaGGAACGCGCGTTCAGAGAGGGTTGCCACCGAGGTACAAAAGGCGAGGCAGTGCGACCGACAACGGCCACAACGTCACCATGGAGCTCGTCATTGCAGCCACCGGCCTAGTAGGACCaacgctcgccctcgcgctaTGGAcccgtcgagcgcctcctccgAACTCATAACACGCTGCGCTGTTGCGCCTCAtcaacgccctcgacgcgctggacgAGGCGTACAGGTTGGCAGTGGACGAGAACGGagcgctcgccgtgctgaTCCTGCGGGAGCCGCCAAGCGACGAGTGGTGGCTGAACCCCGAAATGCGAGACCCCAACGACCCCCGTAACAATCTCCGAGAGCGGTTCGCTCGCATGAACGCCGATACAGACAAACGCAAGGCGTGGTTCAGCCGCTTCCACGCCGTacttgacgccgaggcggaccaGGTCGACAGCTACTTGCTCACGAAAGATCCTGGTGGCCTGTACCCCGTGGACAGCCATTGCGCCGAGGACGTACTTGCTGCTGGGCTGTCGGAGCGACCTGGTCGATTTCCCTCGCGTGCGGCCGCTAGAGAGTGGTTCCCCGCCATTATGGACAACGAGCGGCGCCCCGAGCAGGCCTTTGCTTTCAACGCTGAGGACGACCCTTGGAAGCACTTTTCCTCGGCCGAGTGGCGTGCCCTCCAGTGCGCCGAGCTGCATACATTGCTCGACCGCTTGGACAGCAGTGACATGATATACGAGCTGGGAATCACAGACGATGGGTACCTCGCCATCTGTCCGTTCGACACCAACCGgttcgccgacgagctcagTGCGTTCGGTGACGCGAGGTCAGACGACTCGTGGAAACAGCTTGTAGGGGACGCGCAGTCGGTCGTGTGGCCATCTGATTCGTCTGCGCAGCAGGTGCGATACGTGCCCATCTGTGGGGCTTCAGGTTACAGCATGTACTTCGGACGCCGAGTCAAGCGCGGTGTTGCGGGCCGGGGGCGGTACAAACCCGACGACATATTGGCCGCTGGGTTGAGTcgaccacccccgccacctTCAGAGCAGTGGCTGGAGGAGATGAGGAGGGTAAGCGAGATGGCGAGACGCCTCGGATACTCCTCCGACGTGTAGAACTGCAGAGTAACCAGTgcactgcagcagcaggccgccaaggccttTGATCGACGAGATGTTGCGATATGCGAATCACACTGAGGGTTAAACGGTTCTCGATCTCGTGCCTACAGATGTATCATGGGTGGGAAAACTGACAGGGGTCGCAGTGTCGTCCCCCAATCCGCGGA contains:
- the SPBC1683.03c_3 gene encoding putative MFS-type transporterc encodes the protein MENSIQQTTVSPGGPGNEPVHDNPVAVELGIAPNHGGEVVTESASATKLTLDLAQETNELAALPKGRKSVLLLCFCLSMFIDASGAAAGQLLTEPIAKDLHISLGNTPWVIGTYSLAFASTLLFAGRVADLYSPARLYTFGFLTSGILYLAISFVHNQYAFFVLRALKGVLAVLTIPSSINMIIQMYPDPEEQGKKLALFGTAGALASTLSLIIAGVFMLASWRWWFRFTSFLVIPFSILSFWLLPKTRAVAGNVSSGDKWKRMDLGGVFLLGGMLVCFILSFTQATTFGWSSAQFIAPLVVSAALLPVFVVYEQRMPRGYTLLPHDIWNFPNIGPLILQALAPFGWFTCMQLGLATYWQDVLHESAILTAVRLLPWGISSTAVGFASQFIPAIIGKPRLAQPIASLLAFGGSMLVAFSGGGKGVDYWKFIFTGGVIGAAGCMVVFVGINTTMIQSFPIEFAGIGGSFANVVFQVGGVAAIAIQSGLRSAGGTEDDWKGYKYGYIFVSCFILFTGLVFGLWFRPEQPKPAAEEA
- the NSNH gene encoding Inosine-uridine preferring nucleoside hydrolase, whose amino-acid sequence is MPPTPVIIDCDPGHDDVFALWLAIGNPALDVRAVTTVAGNGSLEHTTLNARIALSVAGVHGIPVSAGASHPLSRKAHAAVDIHGENALGGPARLPTPTVPLDPRDAITLIADTLLASPEPVTLIPTGPLTNIAALITQRPDVIPRIREIIWMGGAVDRGNVTPYAEFNAWADPEAADIVFRAAQRKDAGGHGVRLTMVGLNITHQALVTDEVIARVEAVGNNTAAFGVQLLKFFCKTYAEVQGMPAAPLHDPVTVAIAIDRAVATVQRTHVVVETKGEYTAGATNVYLLDQVKGRDLNVEVAMQLDVKRFFDLIVEAIGRLA